A genome region from Penicillium psychrofluorescens genome assembly, chromosome: 3 includes the following:
- a CDS encoding uncharacterized protein (ID:PFLUO_005132-T1.cds;~source:funannotate) produces the protein MAFFPFSLPENTTLANLAMKISLPSVVPGWADMFLLPLWLFCLLCAMLLPVGGYQLGVLWGQWAIHRKYARPITTDAATTTTTTTDAITTADAATNTDSVPPAAHKTAKEQSGGSSPEAFSQRDDPPPAQIDSSASGSSSLGSAFHAHDDEENARHKRNIGGLAALFEEGNDSEE, from the exons ATGGccttttttcctttttctctaCCAGAGAATACGACCCTCGCGAACCTGGCCATGAAAATCAGCTTGCCGTCGGTTGTCCCCGGATGGGCGGACATGTTTTTGCTGCCGCTGTGGCTTTTCTGCTTGCTGTGTGCGATGTTGCTGCCCGTGGGAGGGTACCAGCTCGGCGTGCTCTGGGGCCAATGGGCCATCCATCG AAAGTATGCCCGtcccatcaccaccgacgcCGCCacgactaccaccaccaccaccgacgccatcaccaccgctgacgccgccaccaacacTGACAGCGTCCCCCCGGCCGCCCATAAAACTGCCAAGGAGCAGTCCGGCGGGTCGTCCCCTGAGGCCTTTTCCCAGAGGGACGACCCGCCGCCGGCCCAAATTGATTCTTCCGCTTCGGGTTCCTCGTCCCTCGGCTCAGCCTTCCACGCccacgacgacgaagagaatgCCCGGCACAAACGAAATATAGGGGGCTTAGCGGCCTTATTTGAG GAGGGAAATGATTCAGAGGAATGA